One window of the Cryptomeria japonica chromosome 7, Sugi_1.0, whole genome shotgun sequence genome contains the following:
- the LOC131076400 gene encoding uncharacterized protein LOC131076400: protein MGSPKVIAVTIVLALSIMHVLLVQGLECEKVPVGYCAYSVSSAGIRCVLEYKYSSAAVQHECQSSGILTENIKEWIESDECLDACGLSRNSVGMSSDDLSNHQFTSKLCSVNCINSCPNIKELYFNLAAGEGISLPNICETVKKVPDLNGADAPAPSISLE, encoded by the exons ATGGGTTCTCCAAAGGTTATTGCAGTCACTATTGTTCTTGCACTTTCAATCATGCATGTACTGCTGGTTCAAG GTCTCGAATGTGAGAAGGTACCAGTAGGCTACTGTGCTTATTCAGTATCATCAGCAGGAATTCGCTGTGTGCTTGAGTATAAATACTCGTCGGCAGCAGTTCAACATGAATGTCAG TCTTCTGGTATCTTGACAGAGAATATCAAAGAATGGATTGAGAGCGATGAGTGCCTGGATGCTTGCGGTTTATCAAGAAATTCCGTGGGTATGTCGTCTGATGATCTGAGCAATCATCAATTCACTTCCAAGTTATGCTCAGTTAATTGCATAAACAGCTGCCCCAACATTAAGGAACTATACTTTAATCTGGCTGCAGGAGAAG GGATATCCCTGCCTAACATTTGCGAGACAGTCAAGAAAGTGCCTGATTTGAATGGAGCAGATGCACCAGCCCCCTCCATTTCTCTTGAATAA
- the LOC131076425 gene encoding uncharacterized protein LOC131076425, whose translation MGSPKVVAVTSVFALSIMHMLLVQGFECEKVPVEFCAFSVASSGVRCVLENTYISTSSQTSPQYECQSSGVMADEIIEWIESKECLEACGLPRMFVGMSSDDLASNTQFTSKLCSDHCQNSCPNIKELYFNLAAGEGLYLPKVCNKINKLPVYGANAPTTLASLRADAPFTLASAPSTLASLGADAPSTLASALSTLASLGVDAPSTLASAPSTLASLGADAPASLSL comes from the exons ATGGGTTCTCCGAAGGTTGTTGCAGTCACTAGTGTTTTTGCACTTTCAATCATGCATATGCTTCTGGTTCAAG GTTTCGAATGTGAGAAGGTCCCAGTGGAATTCTGTGCATTTTCAGTGGCATCCTCAGGAGTTCGCTGTGTTCTTGAGAATACATACATCTCCACATCATCTCAAACATCACCTCAATACGAATGTCAG TCCTCTGGTGTCATGGCAGACGAGATAATTGAATGGATTGAGAGCAAAGAGTGTCTGGAGGCTTGTGGTTTACCGAGAATGTTTGTGGGGATGTCTTCTGATGATCTGGCCAGCAATACTCAATTCACTTCCAAGTTATGCTCAGATCATTGCCAAAACAGTTGCCCCAACATTAAGGAACTATACTTTAATCTGGCTGCAGGGGAAG GGCTATACCTGCCTAAAgtttgcaataaaatcaataaactCCCTGTGTATGGAGCAAATGCACCAACCACCTTGGCTTCTCTACGAGCAGATGCACCATTCACCTTGGCTTCTGCACCATCAACCTTGGCTTCTCTTGGAGCAGATGCACCATCCACCTTGGCTTCTGCACTATCAACCTTGGCTTCTCTAGGAGTAGATGCACCATCCACCTTGGCTTCTGCACCATCAACCTTGGCTTCTCTTGGGGCAGATGCACCAGCTTCTCTTTCTCTTTGA